A region from the Phaenicophaeus curvirostris isolate KB17595 chromosome 3, BPBGC_Pcur_1.0, whole genome shotgun sequence genome encodes:
- the C3H8orf88 gene encoding uncharacterized protein C8orf88 homolog, protein MLTKKFIGKSLQPARPVQHLSSKQASAIAINFQTEIPSSPEVCLQSKVDWLSEMTEVKILTQTVMPCQPNQHESEAKKERIKYSRDFLLKLSSVSPSLKKPEFLPDHPIVLEKPEKSNPCRDICRK, encoded by the exons ATGTTAACTAAAAAGTTTATTGGTAAATCCCTTCAGCCAGCACGACCTGTGCAGCATCTGTCTTCAAAACAAG CATCAGCCATTGCAATAAACTTTCAGACTGAAATACCTAGCAGCCCTGAAGTATGTTTGCAGAGTAAGGTTGACTGG TTATCTGAAATGACTGAAGTGAAGATCTTAACTCAAACTGTGATGCCTTGTCAACCAAACCAGCATGaatcagaagcaaaaaaag aaaggatcaaaTACAGCAGAGATTTCCTTTTGAAGCTTTCAAGTGTTTCTCCCTCTCTGAAGAAGCCAGAGTTTCTTCCTGATCATCCAATTGTACTTGAAAAGCCA GAAAAGAGCAACCCTTGTCGTGACATATGCAGGAAGTGA